One stretch of Malus domestica chromosome 14, GDT2T_hap1 DNA includes these proteins:
- the LOC114823135 gene encoding probable lysophospholipase BODYGUARD 3 isoform X1: MAAMRKTKSFLMLVGRVMNEAVSFIVFSVLDLVDFILCFVYKVADFFIEAEWKPCYCSSSKESITGSGKILVSEQGESKIVCLSSTKLQLEEISDTLYTRPSLLSEVSKLSMKVIKKGTVRSTFTVNSTIVEMLQGKIGGQHLHPIPRWSDCDCKFCTSWTSNCKETLFVKTDGPRVISEYKGQEDVLFIHGFISSSAFWTETLFPNFSSAAKSSFRLFAIDLLGFGRSPKPTDSMYTLREHLEMIERSVLEPNKVNSFHIVAHSLGCIIALALAVKYPSSIKSLTLLAPPYYPIPKGEQATQYVMRRVAPRRVWPAIAFGASIACWYEHISRTICLLICKNHRFVEFLTKLVTRNRIRTFLLEGFFCHTHNAAWHTLHNIICGTAGKMEKYLDAVRDNLKCDVNVFHGKDDELIPVECSYSVQSKIPRARVMVIEKKDHITVVVGRQKAFARELEEIWRNSSSG; the protein is encoded by the exons ATGGCTGCAATGAGGAAAACCAAATCGTTTTTAATGCTGGTCGGAAGAGTTATGAACGAGGCTGTGAGCTTCATTGTGTTTTCGGTTCTCGACCTTGTGGATTTCATCCTTTGTTTTGTGTACAAGGTTGCTGATTTTTTCATCGAAGCCGAATGGAAGCCTTGCTATTGCTCCTCCTCCAAGGAATCCATTACCGGTAGTGGAAAAATCTTGGTTTCAGAACAAGGCGAGTCAAAAATCGTGTGCCTTAGCTCAACCAAGCTGCAGCTTGAGGAGATCTCGGACACGCTCTACACCCGCCCTTCGCTCTTGTCCGAGGTCTCAAAGTTAAGCATGAAGGTGATCAAGAAAGGAACTGTGAGATCCACCTTCACGGTCAACTCTACCATTGTTGAAATGCTTCAGGGAAAGATTGGAGGGCAGCATTTGCATCCGATCCCAAGGTGGTCGGATTGTGATTGCAAATTTTGCACATCTTGGACCTCtaattgcaaagaaacactTTTTGTTAAAACCGATGGACCTAGAG tgATTTCAGAGTATAAGGGACAAGAAGATGTGCTATTCATACATGGGTTCATTTCATCATCAGCATTTTGGACAGAGACATTGTTCCCGAACTTTTCAAGTGCTGCAAAATCAAGTTTTAGGCTTTTTGCCATTGATCTGTTAGGGTTTGGGAGGAGTCCAAAGCCAACCGACTCCATGTACACGCTCAGAGAGCATTTGGAGATGATTGAAAGATCTGTGCTTGAACCCAACAAAGTTAATTCCTTCCACATTGTGGCTCATTCTTTGGGTTGCATTATTGCCCTTGCTCTTGCTGTTAAATACCCTTCCTCCATCAAGTCCCTCACCTTACTTGCACCT CCATACTACCCAATACCAAAGGGTGAACAAGCAACACAATACGTGATGAGGAGGGTGGCGCCGCGGCGGGTGTGGCCGGCGATTGCATTCGGCGCCTCCATTGCTTGCTGGTACGAGCACATCTCAAGAACCATTTGTTTGCTCATTTGCAAGAACCACCGGTTTGTGGAATTTCTCACCAAACTTGTCACCAGAAACAG AATAAGGACTTTCTTGCTCGAAGGTTTCTTCTGTCACACCCATAACGCAGCATGGCACACATTGCACAACATTATATGTGGCACCGCCGGCAAGATGGAGAAATACCTAGACGCTGTCCGAGACAATCTAAAATGCGACGTAAATGTGTTTCATGGAAAAGATGATGAACTTATCCCGGTCGAGTGCAGCTACAGCGTGCAATCGAAAATTCCTCGGGCTCGTGTCATGGTGATTGAGAAGAAAGATCACATTACTGTCGTGGTCGGAAGACAGAAAGCTTTTGCTAGAGAGCTTGAGGAGATTTGGAGAAATTCATCAAGCGGTTAA
- the LOC114823135 gene encoding probable lysophospholipase BODYGUARD 3 isoform X3, translated as MAAMRKTKSFLMLVGRVMNEAVSFIVFSVLDLVDFILCFVYKVADFFIEAEWKPCYCSSSKESITGSGKILVSEQGESKIVCLSSTKLQLEEISDTLYTRPSLLSEVSKLSMKVIKKGTVRSTFTVNSTIVEMLQGKIGGQHLHPIPRWSDCDCKFCTSWTSNCKETLFVKTDGPRVISEYKGQEDVLFIHGFISSSAFWTETLFPNFSSAAKSSFRLFAIDLLGFGRSPKPTDSMYTLREHLEMIERSVLEPNKPYYPIPKGEQATQYVMRRVAPRRVWPAIAFGASIACWYEHISRTICLLICKNHRFVEFLTKLVTRNRIRTFLLEGFFCHTHNAAWHTLHNIICGTAGKMEKYLDAVRDNLKCDVNVFHGKDDELIPVECSYSVQSKIPRARVMVIEKKDHITVVVGRQKAFARELEEIWRNSSSG; from the exons ATGGCTGCAATGAGGAAAACCAAATCGTTTTTAATGCTGGTCGGAAGAGTTATGAACGAGGCTGTGAGCTTCATTGTGTTTTCGGTTCTCGACCTTGTGGATTTCATCCTTTGTTTTGTGTACAAGGTTGCTGATTTTTTCATCGAAGCCGAATGGAAGCCTTGCTATTGCTCCTCCTCCAAGGAATCCATTACCGGTAGTGGAAAAATCTTGGTTTCAGAACAAGGCGAGTCAAAAATCGTGTGCCTTAGCTCAACCAAGCTGCAGCTTGAGGAGATCTCGGACACGCTCTACACCCGCCCTTCGCTCTTGTCCGAGGTCTCAAAGTTAAGCATGAAGGTGATCAAGAAAGGAACTGTGAGATCCACCTTCACGGTCAACTCTACCATTGTTGAAATGCTTCAGGGAAAGATTGGAGGGCAGCATTTGCATCCGATCCCAAGGTGGTCGGATTGTGATTGCAAATTTTGCACATCTTGGACCTCtaattgcaaagaaacactTTTTGTTAAAACCGATGGACCTAGAG tgATTTCAGAGTATAAGGGACAAGAAGATGTGCTATTCATACATGGGTTCATTTCATCATCAGCATTTTGGACAGAGACATTGTTCCCGAACTTTTCAAGTGCTGCAAAATCAAGTTTTAGGCTTTTTGCCATTGATCTGTTAGGGTTTGGGAGGAGTCCAAAGCCAACCGACTCCATGTACACGCTCAGAGAGCATTTGGAGATGATTGAAAGATCTGTGCTTGAACCCAACAAA CCATACTACCCAATACCAAAGGGTGAACAAGCAACACAATACGTGATGAGGAGGGTGGCGCCGCGGCGGGTGTGGCCGGCGATTGCATTCGGCGCCTCCATTGCTTGCTGGTACGAGCACATCTCAAGAACCATTTGTTTGCTCATTTGCAAGAACCACCGGTTTGTGGAATTTCTCACCAAACTTGTCACCAGAAACAG AATAAGGACTTTCTTGCTCGAAGGTTTCTTCTGTCACACCCATAACGCAGCATGGCACACATTGCACAACATTATATGTGGCACCGCCGGCAAGATGGAGAAATACCTAGACGCTGTCCGAGACAATCTAAAATGCGACGTAAATGTGTTTCATGGAAAAGATGATGAACTTATCCCGGTCGAGTGCAGCTACAGCGTGCAATCGAAAATTCCTCGGGCTCGTGTCATGGTGATTGAGAAGAAAGATCACATTACTGTCGTGGTCGGAAGACAGAAAGCTTTTGCTAGAGAGCTTGAGGAGATTTGGAGAAATTCATCAAGCGGTTAA
- the LOC114823135 gene encoding probable lysophospholipase BODYGUARD 3 isoform X2: protein MAAMRKTKSFLMLVGRVMNEAVSFIVFSVLDLVDFILCFVYKVADFFIEAEWKPCYCSSSKESITGSGKILVSEQGESKIVCLSSTKLQLEEISDTLYTRPSLLSEVSKLSMKVIKKGTVRSTFTVNSTIVEMLQGKIGGQHLHPIPRWSDCDCKFCTSWTSNCKETLFVKTDGPREYKGQEDVLFIHGFISSSAFWTETLFPNFSSAAKSSFRLFAIDLLGFGRSPKPTDSMYTLREHLEMIERSVLEPNKVNSFHIVAHSLGCIIALALAVKYPSSIKSLTLLAPPYYPIPKGEQATQYVMRRVAPRRVWPAIAFGASIACWYEHISRTICLLICKNHRFVEFLTKLVTRNRIRTFLLEGFFCHTHNAAWHTLHNIICGTAGKMEKYLDAVRDNLKCDVNVFHGKDDELIPVECSYSVQSKIPRARVMVIEKKDHITVVVGRQKAFARELEEIWRNSSSG, encoded by the exons ATGGCTGCAATGAGGAAAACCAAATCGTTTTTAATGCTGGTCGGAAGAGTTATGAACGAGGCTGTGAGCTTCATTGTGTTTTCGGTTCTCGACCTTGTGGATTTCATCCTTTGTTTTGTGTACAAGGTTGCTGATTTTTTCATCGAAGCCGAATGGAAGCCTTGCTATTGCTCCTCCTCCAAGGAATCCATTACCGGTAGTGGAAAAATCTTGGTTTCAGAACAAGGCGAGTCAAAAATCGTGTGCCTTAGCTCAACCAAGCTGCAGCTTGAGGAGATCTCGGACACGCTCTACACCCGCCCTTCGCTCTTGTCCGAGGTCTCAAAGTTAAGCATGAAGGTGATCAAGAAAGGAACTGTGAGATCCACCTTCACGGTCAACTCTACCATTGTTGAAATGCTTCAGGGAAAGATTGGAGGGCAGCATTTGCATCCGATCCCAAGGTGGTCGGATTGTGATTGCAAATTTTGCACATCTTGGACCTCtaattgcaaagaaacactTTTTGTTAAAACCGATGGACCTAGAG AGTATAAGGGACAAGAAGATGTGCTATTCATACATGGGTTCATTTCATCATCAGCATTTTGGACAGAGACATTGTTCCCGAACTTTTCAAGTGCTGCAAAATCAAGTTTTAGGCTTTTTGCCATTGATCTGTTAGGGTTTGGGAGGAGTCCAAAGCCAACCGACTCCATGTACACGCTCAGAGAGCATTTGGAGATGATTGAAAGATCTGTGCTTGAACCCAACAAAGTTAATTCCTTCCACATTGTGGCTCATTCTTTGGGTTGCATTATTGCCCTTGCTCTTGCTGTTAAATACCCTTCCTCCATCAAGTCCCTCACCTTACTTGCACCT CCATACTACCCAATACCAAAGGGTGAACAAGCAACACAATACGTGATGAGGAGGGTGGCGCCGCGGCGGGTGTGGCCGGCGATTGCATTCGGCGCCTCCATTGCTTGCTGGTACGAGCACATCTCAAGAACCATTTGTTTGCTCATTTGCAAGAACCACCGGTTTGTGGAATTTCTCACCAAACTTGTCACCAGAAACAG AATAAGGACTTTCTTGCTCGAAGGTTTCTTCTGTCACACCCATAACGCAGCATGGCACACATTGCACAACATTATATGTGGCACCGCCGGCAAGATGGAGAAATACCTAGACGCTGTCCGAGACAATCTAAAATGCGACGTAAATGTGTTTCATGGAAAAGATGATGAACTTATCCCGGTCGAGTGCAGCTACAGCGTGCAATCGAAAATTCCTCGGGCTCGTGTCATGGTGATTGAGAAGAAAGATCACATTACTGTCGTGGTCGGAAGACAGAAAGCTTTTGCTAGAGAGCTTGAGGAGATTTGGAGAAATTCATCAAGCGGTTAA